A region from the Osmerus eperlanus chromosome 11, fOsmEpe2.1, whole genome shotgun sequence genome encodes:
- the limk1a gene encoding LIM domain kinase 1a isoform X3: MVGDLFFWGFCCLRLWRRDKKVAGEQKYHPECFTCLNCRAFIGDGDTYALVERSKLYCGHCYYHTIVTPVSLPDSPCSRIPHTVTLVSIPASTDGKRGISVAIDQPVSPNGYSPENCPTVRVSQVDPECISPDVKNTIHVGDRILEINGTPIHNVPLDEIDLLIQETSRLLQLTIEHDPHDQGQEQVDGPLRTPLSEGPSPILPITQPPNPDISNLRSRMITRSYSIDKSPCSSNAVSPLSQRKDINRSESLRVVSNRMHRIFRPSDLIHGEVLGKGCFGQAIKVTHRETGEVMVMKELIRFDDETQLTFLKEVKVMRCLEHPNVLKFIGVLYKDKRLNFIAEYIKGGTLREIIKKMDSNYPWNQRVSFAKDIAAGMAYLHSMNIIHRDLNSHNCLVRENNSVVVADFGLARLMVEDKNQDKLLSGKLQGLKKPDRRKRYTVVGNPYWMAPEMIHGKSYDEKVDIFSFGIMLCEIIGRVNADPDYLPRAGDFGLNVSGFLEHFCPANCPPAFFPMAALCCDLDAEKRPAFTKLEEWLENLKMHLEMRLPIVSELDKMHKAFWENHTKVAVRAENGLHPHPEQPE; encoded by the exons cGGTCACTGTTACTACCACACCATCGTGACCCCGGTGTCGCTGCCAGACTCCCCGTGCTCCAGGATCCCTCATACCGTGACCCTCGTGTCCATCCCGGCCTCCACTGACGGGAAGCGGGGCATCTCGGTGGCCATCGACCAGCCGGTCAGCCCCAACGGCTACAGCCCCGAAAACTGCCCCACCGTCAGAGTGTCCCA GGTGGACCCTGAGTGTATAAGCCCTGATGTGAAGAACACCATCCATGTTGGAGACAGGATCCTTGAGATTAACGGCACGCCCATCCACAATGTTCCTCTGGATGAG ATCGACCTCCTTATTCAGGAGACCAGCCGGCTGCTGCAGCTGACCATCGAGCACGACCCCCATGATCAGGGGCAGGAGCAGGTGGACGGGCCCCTCCGCACGCCCCTGTCCGAGGGGCCAAGCCCCATCCTGCCCATCACGCAGCCCCCCAACCCAGACATCAGCAACCTGCGCTCACGAATGATCAC gAGGAGTTACAGCATTGATAAGTCTCCTTGCTCCAGCAATGCGGTATCCCCTCTCTCACAGAGGAAAGACATAAATCGCTCAGAGTCTCTCCGTGTCGTATCCAATCGGATGCACCGGATTTTCCGACCTTCTGACCTCATCCACGGAGAGGTGCTGGGAAAAGGCTGCTTCGGACAGGCCATCAAG gtgACACACCGAGAGACAGGCgaggtgatggtgatgaaggaGTTGATTCGCTTTGATGATGAAACACAGCTGACATTCCTCAAGGAG GTTAAGGTCATGCGCTGTCTGGAACACCCCAATGTACTCAAGTTCATTGGGGTCCTCTACAAAGACAAGAGGCTCAACTTCATAGCTGAGTACATTAAAGGAGGCACTTTGAGGGAAATCATCAAGAAAATG GACAGTAATTATCCATGGAACCAGAGAGTGAGCTTTGCCAAGGACATTGCTGCGGGCATG GCATATCTGCATTCCATGAACATAATCCACCGAGACCTGAACTCACACAACTGTTTGGTCCGAGAG AACAACAGCGTGGTGGTGGCAGACTTCGGCCTGGCCCGACTCATGGTGGAGGACAAGAACCAAGACAAGTTGTTGTCAGGGAAACTCCAGGGCCTCAAGAAACCTGACCGCAGGAAGAGATATACCGTGGTGGGGAACCCCTACTGGATGGCCCCTGAGATGATCCATG GAAAGAGCTACGACGAAAAGGTGGACATCTTCTCTTTCGGCATCATGCTGTGTGAG ATCATCGGCCGGGTGAATGCAGACCCTGACTACCTACCCAGGGCTGGGGACTTTGGGCTGAACGTGTCAGGCTTTCTGGAGCACTTCTGTCCCGCTAACTGTCCACCGGCCTTCTTCCCCATGGCTGCGCTGTGCTGTGACCTTGACGCTGAGAAACG CCCCGCATTCACCAAGCTAGAGGAGTGGCTGGAGAACCTGAAGATGCACCTGGAGATGCGCCTCCCCATCGTGTCTGAACTGGACAAGATGCACAAGGCATTCTGGGAAAACCACACCAAGGTGGCAGTGCGGGCAGAGAACGGCCTGCACCCTCACCCTGAGCAGCCTGAGTAG